In Cupriavidus basilensis, the following proteins share a genomic window:
- a CDS encoding LysR family transcriptional regulator — MLELRTLRLFLVLAEELHFGRAAQRLAISQPPLTKHIQQLEEDLGVQLFDRNRRTVKLTPAGSALVREARRMLNQLDATVEAVKKAEHGDIGHLRIGFVAAVLYMNIENIVRKFEKDISEIDLTWEEISTAEQVDALQRDRIDLGFAQIGTPPAELRAHVVHKERLVAALPDDHPASKRKKIDLFQLADVPFVAIPRDSAPAYFDLVTATCMQAGFSPHIRHYAKHLLSVVSLVGLGRGFALVPATLAKASLPGVALRELNDVSAVAEYSAIWNPANQSPVLLRALKALGVPDVDSSVA; from the coding sequence ATGCTCGAACTCCGTACCCTCCGCCTCTTTCTCGTGCTAGCCGAAGAACTCCATTTCGGCCGCGCCGCGCAACGGCTTGCGATATCCCAGCCGCCCCTGACGAAGCACATCCAGCAGTTGGAGGAAGACTTGGGCGTGCAACTCTTCGACCGCAATCGGCGTACCGTGAAACTGACACCAGCTGGCTCCGCGCTGGTGCGCGAAGCACGCCGCATGCTGAACCAGCTTGATGCGACGGTGGAAGCGGTCAAGAAGGCGGAACACGGTGACATCGGCCACCTCCGCATCGGTTTCGTCGCGGCTGTGCTCTACATGAACATCGAGAACATCGTCCGAAAGTTCGAAAAAGACATCAGCGAGATTGACCTGACCTGGGAAGAAATCAGCACGGCCGAGCAAGTCGACGCATTGCAACGCGACCGCATTGATCTCGGGTTCGCCCAAATAGGAACACCGCCTGCTGAGTTGCGCGCACACGTCGTTCATAAAGAACGCCTGGTTGCAGCGCTACCGGACGACCACCCTGCGTCAAAACGCAAGAAGATCGACCTTTTCCAGCTCGCGGATGTCCCTTTCGTCGCAATTCCACGTGACAGCGCGCCTGCTTACTTCGATCTCGTTACCGCCACGTGCATGCAAGCCGGATTCAGTCCCCACATCCGCCACTACGCCAAGCATCTGCTTTCCGTGGTCAGCCTCGTAGGCTTGGGACGAGGTTTCGCTCTGGTCCCTGCCACGCTTGCGAAGGCTTCGTTGCCAGGCGTTGCACTGAGGGAGCTAAACGATGTCTCAGCCGTGGCGGAATACTCTGCAATCTGGAACCCCGCGAACCAGTCACCGGTACTGCTGCGAGCCTTGAAGGCACTTGGAGTTCCAGACGTGGACAGCTCAGTAGCTTAG